DNA from bacterium:
GCCGGCGCGGACGGCTACCTCCTCAAGCGGACGCCCGCCGACGAACTCCTTTCCCAGCTGCGTGCGGTGATGGCCGGCGGTTCGCCGCTCTCTGCAGCGATCGCGCGCACGGTCCTCGACCTCGTCAGGCACCTCAACGGGGGCGACCGCGCCCGACCCGCCGCCGGGCAGCTCGACCTCTCTCCGCGCGAGCTCGACGTGCTGCGCTGCCTCGTGCAGGGGATGAGCTACAAGCACGTGGCCGCCGAATTGAACATCAGCATCCACACCGTGCGGAACCACATCCGCAACATCTACGGCAAGCTGCGGGTCCACAGCGTCGCGGCCGCCGTGAGCCGGGCGCTGCGCGAGGGCCTGGTCTGAATGGTTCGCGGAGAACAGGGGGTCGTCGCCCTGACCGAGACCGGGTTCGACAGCGGCACGCCCGCCGGTCGCGTCTCTGCGCTCCTCCTCCGCCCGCCGGACGCGTGGGTGCTCTACGTGCTCGCGCACGGTGCGGGCGCGGGCATGCGGCACGCGTTCATGGAAGACATCGCCCGGCTCGGCGCGCGGGCAACGCTGCACGTCGTCGAGGGCGCGGACCACTCTTTCCACGTGCTCCGACGCTCGGGCCGGACCGACGCGGAGGTGCTGGACGAGCTGGCCGACGCGGTGGCGCGGTGGGCGGCCCG
Protein-coding regions in this window:
- a CDS encoding DNA-binding response regulator, with product MIRVVAVEDDARYRASLEMLLRYAEDFELIRTFESAAAALAELDAILDRGEDPGWDLVLMDLDLPRLSGSECTRRIKERLPHVTVVVLTVFEDRSAVLEAICAGADGYLLKRTPADELLSQLRAVMAGGSPLSAAIARTVLDLVRHLNGGDRARPAAGQLDLSPRELDVLRCLVQGMSYKHVAAELNISIHTVRNHIRNIYGKLRVHSVAAAVSRALREGLV